A genome region from Penicillium psychrofluorescens genome assembly, chromosome: 3 includes the following:
- a CDS encoding uncharacterized protein (ID:PFLUO_005325-T1.cds;~source:funannotate) produces MSDLDGAIEQLRACRLIPEAQVRELCYKARELLIEEGNVVSVDAPVTICGDIHGQFHDLMELFRVGGDVPDTNYLFMGDFVDRGFYSLESFLLLLCLKVRYPDRMTLIRGNHESRQITTVYGFYDECIRKYGSANVWRYCCEVFDYLALGAIVLGASSELEPTAMSGANGLSQSTMQIDDSELETEVLNSRGEVTMSTYRPRQRSSSDTSTDSRNISPPRDISAAPGQTATPSRPGAPGTGASSNGNGTMHTSRTGAVLCVHGGLSPLIDSVDKIRIIDRKQEVPHEGAMCDLLWSDPDEIEGWGLSPRGAGFLFGGDIVKAFNYHNDLSLIARAHQLVMEGYKEMFDGGIVTVWSAPNYCYRCGNVAAILELGEDASNGGTVARSNGNYARSNGIFNERVVSPGRRYRVFEAAAQDTRGMPAKKPVADYFL; encoded by the exons ATGAGTGACTTGGACGG GGCAATCGAGCAGCTGCGGGCCTGCCGCCTAATTCCCGAGGCCCAAGTCCGCGAACTGTGCTACAAGGCGCGCGAGCTCCTCatcgaagaaggaaatgTCGTATCTGTCGATGCCCCCGTTACCATCTGCGGTGACATCCACGGGCAATTCCACGATCTGATGGAACTGTTCCGCGTAGGCGGTGACGTGCCAGACACCAATTACTTGTTCATGGGCGACTTCGTCGACCGCGGCTTCTACTCACTTGaatccttccttctcctcctctgcctcAAAGTCCGATACCCGGATCGCATGACCCTAATTCGCGGGAACCACGAATCgcgccagatcaccaccgTATATGGGTTTTACGACGAGTGCATTCGCAAATACGGCAGCGCCAATGTCTGGCGCTACTGCTGCGAGGTGTTTGATTACCTCGCTCTGGGAGCAATCGTACTCGGAGCAAGCTCAGAGCTCGAGCCAACCGCCATGTCGGGCGCCAATGGTTTGTCTCAATCTACGATGCAGATTGATGACAGCGAgctggagacggaggtgctCAACTCGCGAGGCGAAGTCACCATGAGCACGTACCGCCCCCGCCAACGCTCCTCATCCGACACATCCACAGACTCCCGAAACATCTCCCCGCCGCGCGACATCTCCGCTGCGCCGGGCCAAACAGCCACGCCCTCACGACCCGGCGCGCCAGGGACAGGCGCCAGCTCCAACGGCAACGGTACCATGCACACCAGCCGAACAGGCGCCGTGCTGTGCGTGCACGGCGGACTATCCCCGCTCATCGACAGCGTCGATAAGATCCGAATAATCGACCGGAAACAAGAGGTCCCCCACGAAGGCGCCATGTGCGATCTTCTCTGGTCCGACccggacgagatcgagggaTGGGGCCTCAGCCCGCGCGGAGCAGGATTCCTCTTTGGAGGGGATATCGTCAAGGCCTTCAACTACCACAACGATCTGTCTCTAATTGCACGTGCCCACCAGCTCGTCATGGAGGGCTACAAGGAGATGTTTGACGGCGGGATCGTGACCGTCTGGTCCGCCCCGAACTACTGCTACCGCTGTGGTAACGTCGCCGCTAtcctggagctgggcgaggacgCCAGCAACGGCGGCACAGTGGCCCGCAGTAACGGTAACTATGCTCGAAGTAATGGGATTTTCAATGAGCGAGTCGTCAGCCCCGGTAGGAGATACCGTGTTTTCGAGGCCGCAGCTCAGGATACAAGGGGTATgcctgcgaagaagcccgtTGCTGATTATTTCCTG TGA
- a CDS encoding uncharacterized protein (ID:PFLUO_005326-T1.cds;~source:funannotate) has product MSAERGQSSKRRCVSTACIACRRRKSKCDGNLPSCAACSSVYHTACVYDPNSDHRRKGVYRKDIDTLRTRNTTLQTLIGAIVNYEEDDAFELVRQIRASADLEDVAETVVARDKGHLSTAEATTASGNEDDQAPVDQFESELAGKMSELLLDGSRKFIGGTSNLIFLPPGAELHESPTPPTAELGQDDYPVNRWTRVTDDESLVSHLMTMYFTWHYPFFTILAKDMFYRDYVRGVSSQYCSPLLVNAMLALGCHFSSYPGALEDPQDLATAGNHFFREAKRLVLEHDEHENAKLCTVQAFALMSVREAGCGREGKGWVYSGLSFRMAFDLGLNLDASSLGAAHDLTEEEIDARRITFWGCYLIDKCWSNYLGRQPQLSLSNASVHKFDVLPREEIELWSPYTDSGVNHDYAQPSRTRAIALQILKLCEISGDLLVFFYHPADVEKAPPRQLELKKLSEVHTRLEAWKKELPKELEPKDGQLPQVLVMQMFYQLLLIHLYRPFLKYTKSSTPLPAHVSPRKICTQAASSISKLLRIYKRSYGLRQICNIVVYMAHTACTIHILNLPDKNAQRDIIHGFKSLEEIAEGWLCARRTIRILDISANKWQVELPAEAVRIIERTHSTWGSWGSWDMATSPSTSDNSPAMNQHTSPSRFAPPVPPRSESFTAAAPSGMAAVAIPSQYPATTTISTPIPPSFQQSMHAAHHTLNAQIQGPDFAPPEPTYLRPISQVSYQFPALPTSGPSSASPGDPNAWYDASIHPPNATTAPITSTAFPATAFDGGTENLVEESQDWWSRNAATLGIGVEAWGEGWGNGLAGPQPPYAGDNNAHASVGIPDPTTGHKSTEQWK; this is encoded by the exons ATGAGTGCCGAGCGTGGTCAGTCGTCCAAGCGGCGCTGTGTCAGCACCGCCTGCATTGCCTGTCGCCGCCGGAAATCCAAGTGTGATGGGAACCTGCCCAGTTGTGCCGCTTGCTCCTCGGTCTATCATACCGCCTGCGTGTATGACCCCAACTCCGACCATCGCCGAAAGGGCGTGTATAGAAAAGACATCGATACCTTGCGAACTCGGAACACCACGCTGCAAACCCTCATTGGGGCAATCGTGAACtatgaagaagacgatgccTTTGAATTGGTCCGCCAGATTCGGGCCTCTGCCGATCTAGAAGATGTCGCCGAGACCGTTGTCGCCCGAGATAAAGGGCACCTTTCCACTGCCGAGGCGACGACAGCATCGGGCAACGAAGATGACCAGGCACCGGTCGATCAATTCGAGTCCGAGCTGGCGGGCAAGATGAGTGAGCTCTTGCTGGACGGCTCTCGGAAGTTCATCGGAGGTACCTCCAACCTCATTTTCCTTCCACCGGGCGCGGAGCTGCACGAATCCCCAACACCCCCAACTGCCGAACTTGGTCAGGATGATTACCCTGTAAACCGATGGACTCGCGTTACGGATGACGAGTCTCTGGTCAGTCATCTCATGACCATGTACTTCACGTGGCACTATCCATTTTTCACCATCTTAGCCAAAGACATGTTCTACCGGGACTATGTCCGCGGAGTTTCCAGCCAGTACTGTTCCCCGCTGTTGGTCAATGCCATGCTCGCGCTTGGCTGCCACTTCAGCTCCTACCCAGGGGCACTTGAAGACCCTCAGGATCTTGCAACCGCAGGCAATCATTTCTTCAGAGAAGCCAAGCGGTTAGTACTGGAGCATGACGAGCACGAGAACGCCAAACTCTGCACCGTGCAGGCATTTGCCCTCATGTCCGTCCGAGAGGCAGGATGTGGCCGGGAAGGCAAGGGCTGGGTTTACAGCGGCCTCAGTTTCCGCATGGCTTTCGACCTTGGCTTGAATCTGGACGCCTCCAGCCTCGGGGCTGCTCATGACCTCActgaagaagaaatcgaTGCGCGGCGGATTACTTTTTGGGGCTGCTATTTGATCGACAA GTGTTGGTCAAACTACCTGGGCCGCCAGCCTCAGCTGTCCTTATCCAACGCCAGTGTCCACAAGTTCGATGTGTTGCCAAGGGAAGAGATAGAACTGTGGTCACCCTACACGGATTCAGGCGTGAATCACGATTACGCTCAACCCTCTCGCACAAGGGCGATTGCACTGCAAATATTGAAGCTCTGCGAAATCAgcggcgatcttctcgtgTTCTTCTACCACCCAGCAGATGTGGAGAAGGCACCGCCAAGGCAGCTGGAACTGAAGAAGCTTAGTGAGGTCCATACGCGGCTGGAGGCGTGGAAAAAGGAACTGCCCAAGGAACTGGAACCGAAGGATGGCCAACTGCCGCAGGTGCTTGTGATGCA GATGTTTTaccagctgctgctcatcCATCTATACCGCCCCTTCCTCAAGTATACCAAGTCCAGCACTCCGCTCCCTGCACATGTGTCGCCCCGCAAGATATGCACCCAGGCCGCTTCTAGCATATCCAAGCTGCTCCGGATATACAAACGCAGCTATGGACTGCGGCAGATCTGCAACATTGTCGTCTACATGGCCCATACGGCCTGCaccatccacatcctcaacctgCCTGACAAGAATGCCCAGAGAGATATCATCCATGGTTTCAAGAGCCTCGAGGAGATAGCAGAGGGGTGGCTCTGCGCGCGTCGCACGATTCGCATCTTGGACATATCCGCCAACAAATGGCAGGTCGAACTCCCCGCCGAAGCAGTCAGGATCATCGAACGCACCCACAGTACATGGGGATCCTGGGGATCGTGGGACATGGCAACCTCGCCTTCTACGTCTGACAATTCACCAGCAATGAACCAACACACGAGCCCAAGCAGATTCGCCCCTCCGGTTCCTCCACGATCTGAATCTTTCACCGCAGCTGCACCGAGCGGTATGGCGGCGGTCGCAATACCTTCGCAGTACCCTGCCACCACTACCATCAGCACTCCCATCCCCCCATCCTTCCAACAATCAATGCACGCAGCTCATCATACCCTAAATGCCCAAATCCAAGGACCCGACTTCGCACCCCCAGAACCGACATACCTGCGTCCCATATCACAGGTAAGCTACCAGTTCCCGGCTCTCCCAACATCTGGCCCGTCCTCTGCATCACCAGGAGACCCAAATGCCTGGTACGATGCTTCCATTCATCCTCCAAACGCCACTACAGCTCCCATAACGTCGACCGCATTCCCTGCGACTGCGTTTGATGGCGGTACCGAGAACCTGGTCGAGGAAAGCCAGGACTGGTGGTCTCGCAATGCTGCTACACTGGGTATTGGCGTGGAGGCCTGGGGCGAAGGTTGGGGTAATGGTCTTGCAGGTCCGCAGCCGCCATATGCTGGCGACAATAATGCCCATGCGTCGGTCGGCATTCCAGACCCGACGACTGGCCATAAAAGTACTGAGCAGTGGAAATGA
- a CDS encoding uncharacterized protein (ID:PFLUO_005327-T1.cds;~source:funannotate), whose protein sequence is MQPYGFGQAPDSSGFHLPSPGNTSPVVIPPRRSSCTTTVHRSSRPRTPSKTSDSSHRLPSTSSIDHPVPTSFTSMLDATAIPVPRKTWTARRSRKLPRGNHVKNFSRMLQEGVQLKEDHLMEGSGNTALDILLSPPDEDEHLSTENDSEMESPFSLRSVSSDSTPSLEHDDLESPYSLSLPLTPTSQRSPSERRPLRYSHSEDCALDHPLLHTDVDKPELADIVDHDEPKTPHSTVPAKRSAASFRSLRLGSTFKSNLTASLRAIKSAAQSVSTFATPSVQPDDFLTRSLFTITPELTDDRRPPPMQDPPSPALRRYLNPTPISPAEMDVYCDHRHEPLESSRACAVSIQMQTYRRNRGRGHRRNNFHVAAAQGHDCAFDPEIPPMPRQREPRENSNFLRMVVLETNMRRSGKLREDIPTRARIWLPPRKTNLHRLAAGYDDGDNNDSAVPTRWVGVSA, encoded by the coding sequence ATGCAGCCTTACGGGTTCGGCCAGGCGCCGGACTCGTCTGGGTTTCACCTCCCCAGTCCGGGGAATACCTCGCCGGTGGTGATCCCTCCAAGGCGTAGCTCGTGCACCACAACGGTACATCGAAGCAGCCGGCCCCGGACACCATCAAAAACATCGGATTCCTCGCACCGGTTACCCTCAACCTCGTCGATCGACCACCCCGTACCTACGTCGTTCACATCGATGCTGGATGCGACAGCCATCCCAGTACCACGCAAGACGTGGActgctcggcgatctcgAAAGCTTCCTCGAGGAAACCATGTGAAAAACTTTAGCCGCATGCTACAGGAAGGAGTCCAGTTGAAAGAAGATCATCTAATGGAAGGATCCGGAAATACTGCCCTAGACATCCTACTCAGTCCAccggatgaggatgagcaTCTCTCGACAGAAAACGATTCGGAAATGGAATCCCCATTCTCCCTTCGATCAGTATCGAGTGACTCGACGCCGTCTCTCGAGCATGATGATCTGGAATCGCCGTACAGCCTGTCGTTGCCCTTGACTCCTACGAGTCAGAGAAGTCCATCAGAACGGCGACCACTCCGGTACTCGCACTCGGAAGACTGCGCTCTCGACCATCCTCTCCTCCACACGGATGTTGATAAACCCGAGCTCGCAGATATCGTCGACCACGATGAGCCGAAAACGCCGCATTCGACGGTACCTGCGAAGCGTTCTGCTGCTTCGTTTCGATCTTTGCGCTTGGGCTCGACGTTCAAGTCGAATTTGACGGCCTCCTTACGGGCCATCAAGTCCGCCGCGCAGTCGGTCTCGACTTTCGCGACGCCCTCCGTTCAGCCGGATGATTTTCTCACTCGGTCTCTCTTTACCATCACTCCGGAATTGACCGACGACCGTCGCCCTCCACCCATGCAAgatcctccatctccggcgCTGCGGCGCTACCTCAACCCAACCCCCATCTCTCCGGCAGAGATGGACGTCTACTGTGACCACCGACATGAGCCGCTCGAGTCCTCTCGCGCCTGCGCCGTCTCCATCCAGATGCAAACGTACCGACGTAACAGAGGCCGCGGACACCGACGCAATAACTTCCACGTTGCCGCCGCCCAGGGCCACGACTGCGCCTTTGACCCGGAGATTCCTCCAATGCCACGCCAGCGCGAGCCCCGCGAAAACAGCAACTTCCTCCGCATGGTCGTCCTGGAAACGAACATGCGGCGCAGTGGGAAGTTGCGCGAGGATATCCCCACCCGCGCCCGCATCTGGCTCCCACCGCGTAAGACCAATCTTCATCGTCTGGCGGCGGGCTACGATGACGGCGACAACAACGACTCAGCTGTTCCAACTCGCTGGGTGGGCGTTTCAGCCTAA
- a CDS encoding uncharacterized protein (ID:PFLUO_005328-T1.cds;~source:funannotate) gives MDSDEIVPEPLPAMEREEDLDEKYPNRPHNRAATLPFHELYASLFNPLSEIKKKPAGPAPARRKLGPHGQGTGSLNPFERRRDVIERFISRWRKDVGDDIYPAFRLILPDKDRDRPMYGIKEKVIGKMLVKIMKINKESEDGYNLLNWKLPGQAAATRMAGDFAGRCYDVLSKRPMRTEAGDLTIAEVNDKLDKLSAATKENEQLPILSDFYRHMNPEELMWLIRIILRQMKVGATERTFFHVWHPDAENLYSISSSLRRVCWELHDPNIRLEAEDRGIALMQCFQPQLAQFQMHSFEKMVARMRQTEEDPVFWIEEKLDGERMQLHMAPDNSVPGGRKFGFWSRKAKDYTYLYGNGIYDENGALTRHLKDAFVDGVQSLILDGEMITWDPEQDAPVPFGTLKTAAIAEQRNPFLNGPRPLFRVFDILYLNGRDLTKYTLRDRRNALQKTIRPVHRRFEIHPYEEATTTTEVEISLRKVVAEASEGLVLKNPRSPYRLNERHDDWMKVKPEYMTEFGESLDVVVVGGYYGSGHRGGALASFLCGLRVDDGHSKERESMKCWSFCKVGGGFTAADYQEIRHHTDGKWKEWDPKRPPTSVVELAGGDAQHERPDMWIKPSDSVVVCVKAASVSVSDQFRMGLTLRFPRFKKLRKDKNWKSALSVQEFLDLKANAEQEHREKEFSVDNSRKKRIKRTTKKPLTIAGYDENEVVQYAGPSGHIFDGLNFFIMTESTVPDKKSKPELEQLVKANGGKIHQINTAAPDTICVAERRTVKVASLQKGGEVNIVRPSWLLDCVKQNEVDAGLPDFLLPFEIRHMFFMTQGKEEEVTANTDQFMDSYARDTTVDELKDILKQMEESQDQATISAEPHALHKVEARIQERVDLGYTVPCGWLFKGLTFFFFVTPDRETADQEEDLPLRLARNTALFASTQLASSLADKHVTHVIANPETLSASDISSLRGSLAARPGKKVPHLVSLEWVQESWRNGSLLDEERFQVRH, from the exons ATGGACTCTGACGAGATTGTTCCCGAACCTCTCCCCGCCAtggagcgcgaggaggacctggatgAAAA ATACCCCAATCGGCCCCACAACCGTGCCGCGACACTACCATTCCACGAACTGTACGCAAGCCTCTTCAACCCCCTCAGCGAGATCAAAAAGAAACCCGCCGGCCCAGCGCCTGCACGCCGGAAACTCGGCCCGCACGGCCAAGGCACCGGCAGCCTGAACCCGTTCGAGCGCCGGCGCGATGTCATCGAGCGGTTTATCTCACGCTGGCGCAAGGATGTCGGTGACGATATCTACCCTGCCTTCCGACTGATTCTGCCGGACAAGGATCGCGACCGGCCCATGTACGggatcaaggagaaggtcATTGGCAAGATGCTCGTCAAGATCATGAAGATCAATAAGGAATCCGAAGATGGCTACAATCTGCTGAATTGGAAGCTACCGGGCCAGGCGGCTGCCACGCGCATGGCGGGCGACTTTGCGGGCCGCTGTTACGATGTGCTTTCCAAACGGCCCATGCGGACGGAGGCCGGTGATCTGACTATCGCAGAGGTCAACGATAAGCTGGATAAACTCTCTGCGGCGACAAAGGAGAACGAACAGCTTCCGATCTTATCGGATTTTTATCGGCACATGAATCCCGAGGAGCTCATGTGGCTGATTCGCATTATCCTGCGGCAGATGAAGGTCGGGGCTACGGAGCGCACGTTCTTCCATGTCTGGCACCCTGATGCGGAAAACCTGTACAGTATCTCTAGCAGTCTGCGGCGCGTGTGCTGGGAGCTGCATGATCCGAATATCCGTCTTGAGGCGGAGGACCGAGGCATTGCATTGATGCAGTGTTTCCAGCCTCAGTTGGCTCAGTTCCAGATGCATTCGTTCGAGAAGATGGTTGCACGGATGCGTCAAACGGAGGAGGACCCAGTGTTCTGGATTGAAGAAAAACTGGATGGAGAGCGCATGCAGCTGCACATGGCGCCGGATAACTCCGTTCCTGGTGGTAGGAAGTTTGGGTTTTGGTCTCGAAAGGCTAAAGACTACACGTATTTGTATGGCAATGGTATCTACGACGAGAATGGGGCTTTGACACGACATCTCAAAGACGCCTTCGTCGACGGGGTGCAGAGTCTTATCCTGGACGGCGAGATGATCACCTGGGATCCGGAGCAGGATGCTCCTGTCCCATTTGGAACCCTCAAGACGGCAGCAATCGCCGAGCAGCGCAATCCCTTTTTAAATGGCCCCCGGCCTCTGTTCCGCGTCTTTGATATTCTCTACCTCAACGGACGGGACCTGACCAAGTACACCCTCCGTGACCGCCGCAATGCTTTACAGAAAACCATCCGGCCTGTTCATCGCAGATTCGAGATCCACCCTTACGAagaagccaccaccaccacggagGTCGAGATCTCACTGCGCAAGGTTGTTGCAGAGGCCTCTGAGGGTCTCGTGTTGAAGAACCCACGGTCTCCATACCGGCTGAACGAACGCCACGATGACTGGATGAAGGTGAAACCGGAGTACATGACCGAGTTCGGCGAGTCCCTCGATGTAGTTGTGGTCGGTGGATACTACGGCTCTGGCCATCGTGGAGGAGCACTAGCCAGCTTCCTATGTGGCCTTCGAGTCGATGATGGTCATTCCAAAGAAAGAGAATCCATGAAATGCTGGTCATTCTGCAAGGTTGGCGGGGGATTCACTGCTGCTGATTACCAGGAAATCCGCCACCACACGGACGGCAAATGGAAGGAATGGGATCCCAAAAGACCGCCCACGTCTGTTGTCGAGCTGGCGGGTGGGGACGCGCAGCATGAGCGTCCGGATATGTGGATCAAGCCGTCGGACTCGGTTGTGGTTTGCGTCAAGGCTGCGTCCGTCTCTGTCAGCGATCAATTCCGCATGGGTCTGACCTTGCGGTTCCCTCGTTTCAAGAAACTGCGCAAGGATAAAAACTGGAAAAGCGCTCTCTCGGTCCAGGAATTCCTGGATCTCAAGGCGAATGCGGAACAGGAGCATCGGGAGAAGGAATTCTCTGTAGACAATTCGCGGAAGAAGCGGATCAAGCGGACTACGAAGAAGCCGTTGACGATTGCTGGGTATGACGAGAACGAGGTTGTCCAGTACGCTGGTCCTTCGGGGCATATTTTTGACGGTCTTAACTTCT TCATTATGACCGAGTCCACTGTTCCCGACAAGAAATCAAAACCCGAGCTGGAACAGCTGGTTAAAGCCAACGGCGGTAAAATCCATCAGATCAACACTGCTGCGCCTGATACGATCTGTGTTGCTGAGCGAA GAACCGTGAAAGTGGCTTCGCTACAAAAAGGCGGCGAAGTGAATATTGTCCGCCCTTCCTGGCTTCTGGACTGTGTCAAACAGAACGAAGTAGACGCCGGCCTGCCCGACTTTCTTCTCCCGTTCGAGATTCG GCATATGTTTTTCATGACACAaggcaaggaggaggaagttACTGCCAATACAGATCAGTTTATGGACAGCTACGCTCGCGACACGACAGTCGACGAGCTTAAAGAT ATCCTGAAACAGATGGAGGAAAGCCAAGACCAAGCCACCATCTCCGCAGAGCCCCACGCTCTGCACAAAGTTGAAGCCCGCATCCAGGAGAGAGTGGACCTAGGATACACCGTCCCCTGCGGCTGGCTATTCAAGGGCCtaaccttcttctttttcgtcaCACCGGATCGAGAGAccgccgaccaggaagaagacttGCCTCTCCGTCTAGCGCGGAATACCGCCCTGTTCGCCAGCACACAGCTCGCCTCGTCACTAGCGGACAAGCACGTCACGCACGTCATTGCCAACCCGGAAACCCTATCAGCGTCGGATATCTCATCGCTGAGGGGTTCGTTGGCTGCACGGCCCGGGAAGAAGGTGCCGCACCTTGTTAGTTTGGAGTGGGTGCAGGAAAGCTGGCGGAATGGGTCTTTGCTGGATGAGGAGC GGTTCCAAGTGCGTCATTGA
- a CDS encoding uncharacterized protein (ID:PFLUO_005329-T1.cds;~source:funannotate) codes for MPNSDVPFSANAAMSTDMRDVQQGLHSAEVEIDTAMAGNLDFDPTFFDQSMLSTINWLPNEFFAGPPNDQMQSSRLPSQPNQPLFPDAQLTRTAWQPPVIRAGQGSPSMPENISQTPSGHLSMGTDMSSPNQYSHMVGETSPNPESVDSAKRSADYYVDGAGARLPKYRRKQAPWSSSTTEPTAITRLLPLEESEGRYSFPPIQESPVDNISEEVRRFTRGIDSSVYDEIYHQFIILCRNDNPIFPQFETDNFPSAQDCNQFIAFYFESFQAVYPIFHLPTFDPNTYHWLLMLAVIAIGCNVANIGETAQCAAAFHEMIRRALYVEKEKCHLGATSPEVLLAMLLNCIGLLHTGNERARLSAMGIFHDLVTFTKRERVLAPSPNPRMEANCLSQEAYWMAWVQDEVRRRIGYCIWLVDCTLAYYFDDRPLLCLDDGQAALPAHEKLWQADSPESWRQLWDKSSVNESLYDAVQIIYIEKRLISGIGEFSHILLIHALYHRIWEVGDYFRRPLSFWDPTAKKQSRESAIPTGSVWLPGIPSYSKWRNSACDCLDILHWTANSTIAKAAGLEHPTVLHLHASRLILLAPFREIRSLATSLAEGKLRWSKRHQTLEWQYIWRWTKHDQYKARLSLIHAGVTLWHIRRYSTNAFHEPVAAFLAVLTLWAYGSCHAHGAPLPPAETNSPMLQGSQPEPSFIHLDRPCDDELVQLFVREGHAMTGNVTGVGDICAPGGPERILRVGCETLAGLTAWGLSKRFVAVLTHMADRVPRGLADEEDSRGFEANVD; via the exons ATGCCCAATTCCGACGTTCCCTTCTCGGCCAATGCGGCCATGAGCACCGACATGAGGGATGTTCAACAAGGATTGCACAGCGCGGAAGTTGAAATTGAcacggccatggcgggcaaCCTGGACTTTGACCCGACATTCTTCGACCAGTCCATGCTGTCCACGATCAACTGGCTCCCCAATGAATTCTTTGCAGGCCCACCAAACGATCAAATGCAGTCGTCAAGACTTCCTTCCCAACCCAACCAGCCTCTCTTTCCAGACGCCCAACTGACTCGCACCGCATGGCAACCGCCAGTAATCCGAGCTGGCCAGGGTAGCCCCTCAATGCCAGAGAATATCTCTCAGACACCATCGGGACATCTGTCCATGGGAACCGACATGAGCAGTCCAAATCAGTATTCCCATATGGTGGGCGAAACATCCCCCAACCCCGAATCGGTCGATTCTGCCAAGCGCTCAGCGGACTACTACGTCGACGGGGCTGGTGCTCGACTGCCCAAGTATAGGAGGAAACAGGCTCCGTGGTCAAGCTCCACCACCGAACCGACTGCTATCACTCGTCTACTACCACTTGAAGAGAGTGAAGGCCGATATTCATTCCCTCCGATCCAGGAAAGCCCCGTGGACAATATATCAGAAGAAGTGCGCCGATTTACCAGAGGGATCGACTCCTCCGTCTACGACGAGATATACCACCAATTTATAATTCTTTGTCGCAACGACAATCCAATCTTCCCGCAATTTGAGACTGATAACTTCCCGTCGGCGCAAGACTGCAACCAATTTATCGCATTCTACTTTGAGTCCTTTCAAGCCGTATACCCAATTTTTCACCTCCCCACCTTCGATCCCAATACCTACCATTGGCTTTTGATGCTGGCCGTCATAGCCATCGGATGCAACGTGGCAAATATAGGCGAGACAGCTCAATGCGCAGCTGCTTTTCACGAGATGATCCGGCGAGCTTTATATGTTGAG aaagaaaagtgTCACCTTGGCGCGACTTCGCCTGAAGTTCTGCTGGCGATGCTGTTGAATTGTATTGGACTGCTCCACACCGGAAACGAACGAGCCAGACTTTCCGCGATGGGTATCTTCCACGATCTGGTGACGTTCACGAAGCGAGAGCGAGTGCTAGCACCCTCACCGAATCCGAGAATGGAAGCAAATTGTCTCTCTCAAGAGGCATACTGGATGGCATGGGTTCAGGATGAGGTCCGGCGACGAATTGGCTACTGCATATGG CTCGTGGACTGCACCCTTGCATACTACTTTGATGATCGACCATTACTGTGCCTGGACGATGGACAGGCTGCATTACCTGCCCACGAGAAGCTGTGGCAAGCAGATTCGCCCGAGAGTTGGCGACAGCTGTGGGATAAATCATCTG TAAATGAATCACTTTATGACGCTGTACAAATCATATACATTGAAAAGAGACTCATCTCCGGAATCGGCGAATTCAGCCATATCCTGCTCATCCACGCACTCTACCACCGCATATGGGAAGTAGGCGACTACTTCCGCCGCCCCCTCTCGTTCTGGGACCCAACCGCCAAAAAGCAGTCTCGCGAGAGCGCCATCCCAACGGGATCCGTCTGGCTCCCTGGAATCCCCTCCTACTCCAAATGGCGCAACAGCGCGTGCGACTGCCTGGACATCCTCCACTGGACGGCCAACAGCACAATCGCCAAAGCAGCGGGCCTGGAGCATCCAACCGTGCTCCACCTCCACGCTTCccgcctcatcctcctcgctcccTTCCGCGAGATCCGCTCTCTCGCTACATCCCTCGCAGAGGGGAAGCTCCGCTGGAGCAAGCGCCACCAGACACTCGAATGGCAGTATATCTGGCGCTGGACGAAACACGACCAATACAAAGCCCGTCTCTCCCTCATCCATGCAGGAGTTACCCTCTGGCATATCCGGCGGTACTCGACAAACGCATTTCACGAGCCCGTCGCCGCCTTCCTAGCTGTGCTCACCCTCTGGGCCTACGGCTCGTGCCACGCCCACGGCGCGCCTCTGCCTCCCGCAGAGACAAATAGTCCGATGCTACAGGGCTCACAACCGGAACCGAGTTTCATTCACCTCGACCGGCCCTGCGATGATGAGCTCGTACAGCTATTTGTGAGGGAGGGCCATGCCATGACAGGCAATGTCACTGGCGTGGGGGATATCTGTGCGCCTGGTGGCCCGGAGAGGATCTTACGGGTCGGATGTGAGACTCTAGCAGGCTTGACGGCTTGGGGTCTTTCAAAGCGGTTTGTTGCTGTTTTAACTCATATGGCGGATCGAGTTCCGCGCGGTTTggccgatgaggaggatagtCGTGGCTTTGAGGCGAATGTTGATTGA